AAAGTTTGCCCCAGTGCACCACCGCCACTGCACGAGACCCGAAGTACGACGGGTCCAGCAGGGATCCAGTAGAAAACGGAAAAAAACTATGAGCAATATCAAAGTAATTGAAGGGGATTTCGTCGGCAGCACTGGTAAATACGCGCTGCTGGTAAGCCGTTGGAACAGCTTTGTTGTGGAAAGCCTGAAAAACGGCGCCCTCGACACCCTGCGTCGCAAGGGCATCAAAGACGAAGACATCACCATCTACTACGCCCCCGGCGCCTTCGAATTCCCGCTGGCCGCGCAGAAAATTGCCGAAAGCAAAAAATTCGATGCCGTGATCGCCCTCGGCGCGGTCATTCGCGGCGGTACCCCGCACTTCGAATACGTTGCTGGCGAATGCACCAAAGGCCTCGCCCAGGTATCCCTCAACACCGGTATCCCTGTGACCTTCGGCGTACTGACCGTAGACTCCATCGAACAGGCCATCGAGCGCTCCGGCACGAAAGCCGGCAACAAGGGTTGTGAAGCCGCCGAAACCGCCCTCGAAATGGTTTCCCTGCTGGGCAAAATTTGAATCGGATTGAACTGAAATGACCGTAACCGCATCCGCCCGCCGCAAGGCACGCCACTACGCCATGCAGGCCCTGTACCAGTGGCAAATGGCCGGCTCCAATCTCAACGCCATCGAAGCCGAGTTTCATGCCGACAACGACATGAGCAAAACCGACGTGGCCTACTTTCGCGAACTGCTCCACGGCGTAGCGAAAAACCTCGATGAAATCGAAGGTGCCTACAGCGAGTTTCTCGATCGCAATGTGGAAGAACTGGATCCGGTATCCCGTGCCCTGCTGCGCATGTCCACTTACGAAATGAAAAACCGTGTCGACGTACCCTACAAAGTCGTCATCAATGAAGCCGTTGCCCTGGCGAAAAAATTTGGCCCCACCGACGCGTTCAAATTTATCAACGGCATACTCGACAAGGTGGCAGTAAAAGAGCGCAGTGTCGAAGTGAAGGCCGATAAAGGCTGATCGCCGCTATGTCCGGCCCCGGTGAATTTGAGCTGATTCGGGATTTCTTTGCCGCCCGTTTTCAGGGGAGTGCACCGGAGGCCGGTGTTGTCCTGGGGATTGGCGACGACTGTGCACTGCTGACCCCGCCCGCAGGTAAAACTCTCGCCACCAGTGTCGACACCCTGGTGGCCGGGGTGCACTTCCCCGCAACCGCCGACCCCTACCGCATCGCCAGCCGCGCATTGCGGGTAAACCTCTCCGACCTCGCCGCCATGAACGCGCAGCCGCTGTGGTTTACCCTCGCGCTCACCCTTCCCGAGAGCAATGCCGACTGGCTGGCCGGGTTTGCCGAGGGGCTGGCGGATACTGCCAAGCGGTTTGATGTCCAGCTGGTGGGTGGCGACACCACCAAAGGCCCGCTGGCGATTACCATCCAGGTGACCGGTGCCTGCGACAGGCCGCTGCGACGGGATGGCGCCTCAGCGGGGGATTCTGTCTTCGTAAGCAACCGGCTCGGCGCCGCGGCGGCCGCACTACCCATCGTATTGGGGGAAGTCGGCGGCAGCGAGATCCAGCGGCAGCAGATGGACGCGTCCTACTATTTCCCCGAGCCGCAATTCACCGTGGCCAGCGCCATCGGCGGTTATGCCAGTGCCGCGCTGGATATCTCAGATGGACTACTGGCGGATCTGGCACATATCTGCGAAGCCAGCGGGCTGGGCGCGGAACTGGATCTGAATCAGGTGCCGGTCGCGGAGCTGGCTCAGACAATGAGCGGTGACCAGGCGCGTACCGTTGCGGTTACCGGCGGCGACGATTACCAGCTCTGCTTTACCGTGCCACAGCAGCACCTGCCAGCGCTGAATGTATTGAACCTGCCGATCACCTGTATCGGCACAATGACCCGTGAGCGCGGCATTCGCTGTACGCTCGACGGCGAGCCCTGGACCCACGCACAGCCCGGCTACCGGCATTTTTAAGCGGCAGGAAAATAACAACATGACCCCGACGTTTGCCCAATTAATTCGCAGCCCTGTACTGTTTCTCGCATTTGGTTTCGGCTCCGGCCTTGCCAGAAAAGCCCCGGGGACTTTCGGCACACTGGCCGCGGTGCCGCTGTGGTACGGTCTGCAGTTTTTGTCGGCGCCCCTGTACCTTGCGGTGATTGTGGTCACCTTTGTACTGGGCTGCTACCTGTGCGGTGCCGCATCGAAAAAACTCGGTGTGCACGACCACGGCGGTATCGTGTGGGACGAATTCGTCGGCTACTGGCTGACCATGTTTCTGGCTCCGGCGGGCTGGTTGTGGGCGCTGTATGGCTTTGTGTTGTTCCGCATCTTTGATATTGCCAAGCCGCAACCCATTCGCTGGGCGGATCGCCGGGTGCACAGTGGTCTGGGGATAATGTTGGACGATATACTCGCAGGCATCTATGCCGCGCTGGTGTTGCAGGGCACGGCCTTTCTCATTCACATGATCTGAGGCGAGGCGTCGATGAAACTGCGCGCGATTTCTAGTCTGGTCCTGTTGCTATTGTCACTGTCCGCAGCGGCGCAGGATGTCCGGTTAAAGGCCATTTTCGGTACCAGCGCCATGTTCGAGATCGACGGCAGGCAGCGGCTGCTGAAATCCGGCAACACCTCGCCGGAAGGGGTGAGGCTGGTCTCGGTGACCAGTGAAAATGCCACCGTAGAGATCGATGGCCGTACGCAGCAACTGTCGCTGTCAGCTCCGATCGCCGCGAATTACGCCGAGGTGCAAAAGGCAGAGGTGCGCCTGGCTGCGGACAGCCGCGGCCACTACAGCACCACGGCGTGGATCAACGGCCGCCAGGTGCCGGTACTGGTGGATACCGGAGCGACCAGTATCGCTTTCAATTATCCGACGGCGCGGAATCTGGGACTGGATCTCGCCCGCGCACAGCCAATGACGGTCTCCACTGCCAACGGCATGGCCCGTGCTTACCGATTACAGCTCGACAGCGTCACTATTGGTGGTATCAAGGTGCACAATGTGGAAGCCTCGGTGCTGGGGGATGACTTCCCGCAGATTACGCTGTTGGGCAACAGTTTTTTGAGCCGCGTGGATATGCAGCAACAGGATGGTCTGTTGCTGCTGCGCGCGCGCGATTGATGACGAATTTTGATGGGACGCGAGGTATCAGTTTGACCATTCGTTATGTGGAATCCTCCAAACTGCCCACTTCCTGGGGTATGTTTGAAATGCACGGTTTTGAAGAAGTGGAAACCGGCAAGGAGCATGTCGTCCTGACCATGGGCGACCTGGATACCGACAAGCCGGTACTGGCTCGTATTCACTCCGAGTGCCTGACCGGGGATGCGTTGTTTTCCCTGCGCTGTGACTGCGGTGCGCAATTGCAGTATGCGCTGCACCGGATTGCCACCGAGGGACGCGGCGCGGTGTTTTATCTTCGCCAGGAGGGACGTGGGATCGGCCTGCTGAACAAGATCCGCGCCTACCATCTTCAGGATGCCGGTGCCGACACCGTGGAGGCCAACGAGCAGCTGGGTTTCGGTGCAGATATGCGGGATTACTCTATTCTTAAGCCGATGATTGACCACCTCGGCATCCAGTCGATTCGCCTGATGACAAATAATCCGCGCAAGGTGAAAGCGCTGGAAGCCCTGGGGGTGAAGGTTACCGAGCGTCTGCCACACCAGTCAGGCCGCAATCCACACAATGTGAATTACCTGTCCACGAAAAAGGGGAAGCTCGGTCATCTGTTTGATGACGAAGAGAAGTGATCTGCAGTTCCGGTGTGCCGAATCTGGAGCCCTCGCGAACCCGGACTAGAGTGGCTCGTGGTGCCTGACCTGGTTCGCAGTTTATGGCCGCGACTAGTCTAGAAACGGTACAAAAAATAAGTGGTCGTTTTGGCCGGGTAAGAATAGAGAGAATAAAGTGACACGTAATCTCACCGCACTGGTAATCAGCAGCGTCTTGATCTTGGCTGGATGCGAACTAACAGAAGACGACAAGGATCGCCTCAAAGACGCACAGGTTGATCTTGAGCAGCTGGCGGATCAGATCATCATCACCTATCCGGCGAACGGCTCCACTGTCACTAGCTCCACTACCGATGTGCGAGTAGATATTCCCGCGGCAGCGGGTGTTCAGGCGGTGTCACTCTATGTCGATGGGGTGGAAATAGCATCCGATGAGGATGGCGCGCCGTGGGAATTTTCCTGGCCTTCCTATTACTGGGCTGATGGTGGTGCCCATACCCTGCTGTTGAAAGCGCTTACCGAGAATGGCAATGAAGTCAGGAACAACCAGCAGTTCCAGGTCACGGTTGCCACCAGCGCAAACAGCGATCTCCAGTTCTCTGGAGGGCTGGACGGCAGCAGCGTAAAAGATACCAACCAGTTGTCTGTGGGATTTGAGCTGTTTCCCGGCGCTACGCGCTACCAGGTGGTTTACTCAACGGGCGACGAGGTCGAGACTGTTGACACGGAATCCAACAGTGCGCAGTTATCCGATCTGGACGTGGGTGTTTACCAAATCCGCTACCGGGCGATTGGCGCCGACGCTACATCCAATGATCTTGTTGGCCCCCTCAGTAGTCCTGTCTCTGTCGAATTGCTGGCTCCGGATCTGCCGGCGCTAAACCCTGCAGAAGTTGTCGCGAATCAGGCTGGCTATGATGTTTTGCTGTCCTGGGCTGATCTCGGTGAGGGGAACTCTTACCGCGTCAATCTGCTAAGCGGAACAGCCGGTGAAGAAATTCTGTTTTCCGAAGCCACCGAAGAAAATTCCATAACAATACCGGATTTGCCACTGGGAAATTATCGGTGGCAGCTGCAGAGAACCAATGGCCTGGGGCAGGATTCCGGATTCTCCGCGCCGCAAGCACTTGGCGTTGGTGTATTTGAACGGCGTTTGGGTGGTTCCGCTAATGACCACGCGAAACAGGTGCTCTCCGCCAGCGATGGTGGATTTATCCTTCGCGGATACACCAAGTCACCAGAAATTTTTTCGGCAGTGGATAGCGACGGAGATGACTGGATCATCAAGTTGGATAGCCAGGGAAATGTGGTTTGGGATTATGTCTCCAGTGCCGGTGGGCGGGACCGCTTCACCGATCTTGTGGAGCTTTCGGACGGATCCATTGTAGCGGTTGGGATGGATTGGGACTCGGACAAGGCCGTGATCCTTAAGCTCGATAGCACTGGCGCCAAACTCTGGGAAACGCTATATCGCCCCGAAAGTATTTCCGAGCGCTACGACTTTGTCAGTGTGGTTGAGTTTGATGGCGGTCTGTTCGCGGCTGCCGCGGAGTGGGGCCCGGCACCGGGCTGTGCCAATTGTACCCGCAGACTCAACTTTTACTTCCACCGGGTGGACGCCGCGGATGGCACCGTTGCGGATGAGATTCCTGTGCCGGCCCTGGAGGGGGTAAGAATCAATACTCTGGCTGAGCTGAAGGTGACGGCAGCGGGAGAGCTGTTGGTAGCCGGCCACGGGATGCCCGCCGGCGACGAAACCGCGGAGTACTGGCAGGGGGGCGCTTACCTGCAGGTACTGGACGCCGACCTGGGGCAGAAGGTTACCTGGAACAATGTAGGCAACTACAGGCATGGAAATGTCGGGGATGTGATTGAGCGTCCCGATGGAAGCTTTGTGGTCGTCGGGCAGGTTGTGGACGACGGCAGGCCGGTATTGAGTCTGGTGGGTAGTAATGGTGCCGAGTTCCAGAACCGTGCCTGGACCAGCGATCGGGTTTATTACGGCAGTGAGTCGATAGCCGCGGGCGCGATGAATGAAACTTATGGCCTTTTTCTCGATCAGGAAACGGATGCATTGATACTCGCCACATTCGGTTCCGACCTGGTTGTCGACGCGCAAAGGTTCCTTGAAGGGCTGAGCGCCCAGGTGTCGTCCGCGGGGCTGGTGTATAACCCCGATGGCACCATCACGTATTTTCTCAGTGAGTCCCTCACAGGCCATACAAATTACGACCTGGTGATCAGTCGACAGCCGGTGGAGCAGAACTGATTTAGCCCGGGTCCGTGTCAAGCTGCAGGCAGCCCGCAGGTCATGGGGCTGCTGCGCGTTGTCGCGATACCTGCAAGCCACAGGATTGAGCGCCATGACAATAGAGCGCCAGGGTAATCGAAAATGGGCCGGCTTCCTGTAGCTTTGGCAGTAATAAACCCTTCACGAAAGCTTCACTTTAAGGCAATCAATTAACGCCATTCTGTACCCGAGCAAGACGCTGATCTCGCAACTTGCCAGGGAAGGCTAATCGAGTGATCGAAGGAATGGCGGGATCAGAGAGTGCGTCTATACTCAAACTATCTGAACGTTATTGGTCGAGAAAGGTGATGTACTGATAACGCTCCGATATCGAGGCCGGCTTTATGCCGGCTTTTCTTTTTTTGTGCCGGGGATAGCAATGACGTCCTGTCATTGCTATCCCCGACGCCACCCAAAAAGCTGGCGCAGAAGCGTGGTTCTGCTTGTTTTTGGGTGGCTCGCGCCGGCCTGTGGCCGCGGGCGGTGTCTCCTACACCGCCAGTTTCTGTGCCTATAGTCGGTTACTTCAAACTATTGCGGTAGGTCGGCTTGACTGTTAAATTGCGCGAAATTCCACCAGCGGAGGATTGATGATGATTGTATCCAACCACCGCCGGGCCAGCCGCGACTGAATCGCTTCTGCCCGGCAATGCTCTTTTGTCGGGTTTCCCACCCAATTGGAAACCCCGTTCCAAACGGCCCAGAATCTGATCTGAGGCTGGATAGACGTACGCCTGCATAACACACAGGGTACTTTTGAGGGTTTAGAGCCTTGAGTAAATCTCTGATTTCACGCCGCCCGGTGTTTCGGCGCGGAGCATCTGCGAGTGTGCAGGAAAACAATACCAACGGCGCTTCGACACTGCGGCAGCTGGGGTGGATACCGTTTTTTCAGCAACAGCTGAGCCTGGATGAATGGAGTGACTGTCAGCCGGTTCGGGTAATGGCCGTGCACCGCAGTCAGCTTGACGTGGCCGGGGAGCACGGTGAGGAACCGGTCCTGGTCAGTGGTGCGTTATTTGAAGACGCGCTGGAAAAACCCACGGTGGGAGACTGGCTGCTTCTGGATCGGCAAAGCCGCAGGCCAGTGCGGCGCCTTGAACGCAGCAGTCTGTTCCGGCGCATGGCGCCAGGTGCCAGGCAGGCGCAGTTGATTGCCGCGAATATCGATAACGTGCTGATCGTCTCTTCCTGTAACCACGATTTCAATCTGTCCCGTATCGAGCGATACCTCGCCCTGGTACGAGAAGCTGGCTGTCGCGCCTGCCTGGTGTTGACCAAAGCGGACCTGAGTGACGACCACGAGCAGTACATACAGGCCCTGAAAAAACATCGGGATTTGCCGTTGCTGCTGGTCAACGGGCTTGATCCCGCCACGTTGCAACCGCTGCGAGACTACTGCCGCAGTGGCGAGACCGTGGCTCTGCTGGGGTCCTCCGGCGTTGGCAAGTCTACGCTGCTGAACAGTCTGGCCGGCAGCGAGCTGGCGGCCACGTCCGGTATTCGCGAAGACGACAGCAAGGGCCGCCACACCACCCGCCACCGGGCACTGTATCCGATTCCCGATGGGGGGCTGCTGCTGGACAGCCCCGGGATGCGGGAATTGGGCCTGGCGGATGTCAGTGAAGGGCTGGCGGCGGAGTTTGCCGACATTGGCAAGCTCGCTGCTGCATGTCGTTTCAGCGACTGCGCACACGAATCCGAGCCCGGCTGTGCGGTACAGGCAGCCATCGAGTCCGGGGAGCTGGATGAGAGGCGTTTGCGGAACTGGCAAAAGCTGGAGCGGGAAGTGGCGCGCAACAGTAAGACGCTCGCGGAAACTCGTGCGGATGATAGGGCGTTCAGTCAGTTCGTCCGCAAAGTGGTACAGGAGCAGGCGCGTTCACGGAAAGGTGGCGAGTAATAGCCCGGACTGCGAAAAGCAACGCTGGAAGCGAAAGCAAAGTGGCGGCGATCTGCATTGCCGCCACTTTGCTGTTTTGCGCTGGAGTGTGGTTATCTCAGTGGTTAGAGATCAGTGGTTAGTTCAGCGCCGCCTGACCGCCGGCATCTGCCGCCGGCACGGACTTCGCTATCTGCCCACCCTGCACTTTAATCCAGCCGTTCATCCGGCTTTCCAGTAAATTCAACGGCAGCGCGCCCGCTTTCAGCAGGGCATCGTGGAACTGGCGGATATTGAAGTTGGTACCCAGGGCTTTTTCCGCGCGCGCGCGAATTTCCTTGATCTTCAATTGGCCGACTTTGTACGCCAGCGCCTGGCCCGGCCATACCAGATAGCGGTCGATTTCCACCACAATATCGTGCTCCGGTTTTGCGCTGTTATCCATAAAGTAGCGGATCGCTTCGTCCCGGCTCCAGCCCAACTGATGCATTCCGGTATCAACTACCAAACGCACTGCGCGCCACATATCGTAGGTCAAAGCGCCAAACTCGTTGTAGGGGTCTTTATACAAGCCGAGATCGTAGCCGAGGCTTTCGGAATACAATCCCCAGCCCTCGACAAAACCGGTATACATGGTTTGTCGGCGCAGCGGATGGATTTCTTTCTGCTCCTGCGCCAGGGCGATTTGCAGATGGTGCCCGGGCATGGCTTCATGCACGGTTAACGCTTCCATCTCCCAGGTTGGGCGGCTGTTCAGGTCGTAGGTATTGGCAAAGAAAACACCCGCGCGGCCAGCCTCCATGGAGCCCGGCTGGTAGTAGGCGGTGGTCTGGGATTTTTCTGAATACCCGGGAATTCGCTTAACCCCATAAGGCAGGCGCGGCAGCGTGCCGAACAGCGCAGGTAATTCACCGTCGATACGCTTGGCGATATCCCGATAATTCTTCAACAGGTCTTCTTTTGTCGTGTAGTAGAAGCGGGGGTCTGTGCGCAGGAAATCGGTAAACGCTTTAAAGTCCCCATCAAAGCCGGTGCGCTGGATGATCTTGTCCATTTCAGCGCGAATACGTCGCACCTCTTCCAGCCCGATACGATGGATTTCTTCCGGGCTCAGTTCTGTGGTGGTCTGTTTGCGCACCTTGTAGGCATACCAGCGGATACCGTCTTCATTTTTGGTAAATGCGGTTTCGGTGGTTGCGTTGGGGATGTAATCGCGCTCGACAAATTCCGCTAGCTGTTGCCAGTTGGGCACCAGAGACTTCTGATAAATCGTTTGTGCGCGGGTGCGCAGGCGGGCTTGCTGTGCGGCGGGAATACTCGCTGGCATATCGTTGAACGCTTTCAGCAGCGGGCTCTGTTTGCTGTCTGCGGGAATCAGTGCGCGGATTTGGCCTGGCAGGTCGCGCAGGGTAATTTGCGGCGGGGTGAGATTCTGCCGCAGCCCTTTTTCCATAAGGATTTTTGTCTGCTCGATCAGCCCGGGTAACTTTTCCAGGCGCGCGAGGATGTCTTCATAATCTTTGATGGTGCGTTTGGGCATGGCGCTGAGCAATGCGGGCACACTGCGCTGGATGCCGCTCATATGGTTGATGGGCAGCAGGTGCTCGGGGAACTGGTAGCCTCTGACCTGAAGGAGCAGATCCTGGTACAGCAGTTGGTAGTCGAGCTTTTCGTTTTCCGGCAGGTTGTTTTCGTCGATGTGACGGCTGGCCGCAAGGAGTTCACGGGTCTGGCCTTTGCGGCGTTCGATGCCTTTGTTGGATTGATCGGTCCAGTTGCGTTCTACACCGGGATAGCCTTCGTAGGTAGCGGATTCCGGATAGCTTTCCATGATCCAGCGGTAGCGGAGATCTTGCAGTGCCTTGAGTTTTTCACTGGCGCCCTTCTTGGGCAGCTCGCTCATGGCTTGTTCGAAGGCTTTTTGATCCATGGCCTGAACATTCAGGCTCGCAGCCAGGATGGCGATGGAAAACCCAAGACGCTTGGCGCTCAGAATTTTTTGGGCGGAATTGGAAAAGGACATCGTACTTCCTGTCTCTGTTTTATATTTAATGAGGTCGGTTGCAGCTACGAAGTGGTATAGCAATTCGTTAAGGCGGGACGCTGGGTAAAGCTTTCGGAAGCGTCGGCGACAGGGATGTATCCCCAAGGGGGCGCCTAGCTCGGTTCCGAAAAGCTTTACCCAGTGGCCCGACGCCACCGCAGTTCTTTCGGAGTCCAAAATTGGAGCTCTGTTCAGAGTACGGTGGCGGCCGGGCACCAGGGGCGGGTTTTCAGGACCGCTGTGGACCCATCCCTGGGAGCTTCGGCGCAAACATCCTGTTTGCGACGATCCTGAAAACCCGCCCCAGGCACCCAGCCTTAAGTTCGAGTTTCCGGCTTTGTAAGCGTTATATTGCTGCTGCCTGACCTTTTGACTGTGCTTGATGCATCTGAGTCTGGCGCTCACGGATTTGTTCTTCGATACCCTTGGCATCTAGACCAATTTCGGCCAGCAGTTTCGGGTGCTTGCCGTGTTCAATGATTTTATCGGGCAAGCCAAGTTGCAGCAGGGGTACCGGAACAATGCGCTGGTTCAGGTACTCGGATACCGCACTACCGGCACCTCCGGCAATGGTGTTTTCTTCCAGGGTCACCAGCAGTTCGTGGCTGTTGGCCAACTGGTCGATCAGCTCTTCGTCCAGAGGTTTCACCCAGCGCATATCCACCAGCGTTGCGCCGAGTCTTTCAGCGGCTTCGCGGGCCGGGGCAAGCAGGGTGCCGAAGCTCAGGATGGCGACGTTGCTGCCTTCCTGAAGTACGCGTCCCTTACCAACGGGCAGCGCGGTCATTTCTGTTTCGATTTCCACACCGGGGCCGGTACCGCGAGGGTAGCGCACGGCGGCGGGGCCTTTGTGCTGGTAGGCGGTATAGAGCAGCTGGCGGCACTCGTTTTCGTCGCTGGGTGCGGCGATCACCAGGTTCGGCAGGCAGCGCATGAAGGTGAGGTCAAAGCTGCCCGCGTGGGTGGGGCCGTCTTCGCCGACCAGACCGGCGCGATCGATGGCGAAGGTCACGTCCAGATCCTGTATCGCCACGTCGTGCACCATCTGGTCGTAGCCGCGCTGCAGGAAGGTG
This is a stretch of genomic DNA from Microbulbifer bruguierae. It encodes these proteins:
- the rsgA gene encoding ribosome small subunit-dependent GTPase A, which encodes MQENNTNGASTLRQLGWIPFFQQQLSLDEWSDCQPVRVMAVHRSQLDVAGEHGEEPVLVSGALFEDALEKPTVGDWLLLDRQSRRPVRRLERSSLFRRMAPGARQAQLIAANIDNVLIVSSCNHDFNLSRIERYLALVREAGCRACLVLTKADLSDDHEQYIQALKKHRDLPLLLVNGLDPATLQPLRDYCRSGETVALLGSSGVGKSTLLNSLAGSELAATSGIREDDSKGRHTTRHRALYPIPDGGLLLDSPGMRELGLADVSEGLAAEFADIGKLAAACRFSDCAHESEPGCAVQAAIESGELDERRLRNWQKLEREVARNSKTLAETRADDRAFSQFVRKVVQEQARSRKGGE
- a CDS encoding Ig-like domain-containing protein, whose protein sequence is MTRNLTALVISSVLILAGCELTEDDKDRLKDAQVDLEQLADQIIITYPANGSTVTSSTTDVRVDIPAAAGVQAVSLYVDGVEIASDEDGAPWEFSWPSYYWADGGAHTLLLKALTENGNEVRNNQQFQVTVATSANSDLQFSGGLDGSSVKDTNQLSVGFELFPGATRYQVVYSTGDEVETVDTESNSAQLSDLDVGVYQIRYRAIGADATSNDLVGPLSSPVSVELLAPDLPALNPAEVVANQAGYDVLLSWADLGEGNSYRVNLLSGTAGEEILFSEATEENSITIPDLPLGNYRWQLQRTNGLGQDSGFSAPQALGVGVFERRLGGSANDHAKQVLSASDGGFILRGYTKSPEIFSAVDSDGDDWIIKLDSQGNVVWDYVSSAGGRDRFTDLVELSDGSIVAVGMDWDSDKAVILKLDSTGAKLWETLYRPESISERYDFVSVVEFDGGLFAAAAEWGPAPGCANCTRRLNFYFHRVDAADGTVADEIPVPALEGVRINTLAELKVTAAGELLVAGHGMPAGDETAEYWQGGAYLQVLDADLGQKVTWNNVGNYRHGNVGDVIERPDGSFVVVGQVVDDGRPVLSLVGSNGAEFQNRAWTSDRVYYGSESIAAGAMNETYGLFLDQETDALILATFGSDLVVDAQRFLEGLSAQVSSAGLVYNPDGTITYFLSESLTGHTNYDLVISRQPVEQN
- a CDS encoding DUF885 domain-containing protein, producing the protein MSFSNSAQKILSAKRLGFSIAILAASLNVQAMDQKAFEQAMSELPKKGASEKLKALQDLRYRWIMESYPESATYEGYPGVERNWTDQSNKGIERRKGQTRELLAASRHIDENNLPENEKLDYQLLYQDLLLQVRGYQFPEHLLPINHMSGIQRSVPALLSAMPKRTIKDYEDILARLEKLPGLIEQTKILMEKGLRQNLTPPQITLRDLPGQIRALIPADSKQSPLLKAFNDMPASIPAAQQARLRTRAQTIYQKSLVPNWQQLAEFVERDYIPNATTETAFTKNEDGIRWYAYKVRKQTTTELSPEEIHRIGLEEVRRIRAEMDKIIQRTGFDGDFKAFTDFLRTDPRFYYTTKEDLLKNYRDIAKRIDGELPALFGTLPRLPYGVKRIPGYSEKSQTTAYYQPGSMEAGRAGVFFANTYDLNSRPTWEMEALTVHEAMPGHHLQIALAQEQKEIHPLRRQTMYTGFVEGWGLYSESLGYDLGLYKDPYNEFGALTYDMWRAVRLVVDTGMHQLGWSRDEAIRYFMDNSAKPEHDIVVEIDRYLVWPGQALAYKVGQLKIKEIRARAEKALGTNFNIRQFHDALLKAGALPLNLLESRMNGWIKVQGGQIAKSVPAADAGGQAALN
- a CDS encoding retropepsin-like aspartic protease family protein, with amino-acid sequence MKLRAISSLVLLLLSLSAAAQDVRLKAIFGTSAMFEIDGRQRLLKSGNTSPEGVRLVSVTSENATVEIDGRTQQLSLSAPIAANYAEVQKAEVRLAADSRGHYSTTAWINGRQVPVLVDTGATSIAFNYPTARNLGLDLARAQPMTVSTANGMARAYRLQLDSVTIGGIKVHNVEASVLGDDFPQITLLGNSFLSRVDMQQQDGLLLLRARD
- the ribH gene encoding 6,7-dimethyl-8-ribityllumazine synthase gives rise to the protein MSNIKVIEGDFVGSTGKYALLVSRWNSFVVESLKNGALDTLRRKGIKDEDITIYYAPGAFEFPLAAQKIAESKKFDAVIALGAVIRGGTPHFEYVAGECTKGLAQVSLNTGIPVTFGVLTVDSIEQAIERSGTKAGNKGCEAAETALEMVSLLGKI
- the ribA gene encoding GTP cyclohydrolase II; this translates as MTIRYVESSKLPTSWGMFEMHGFEEVETGKEHVVLTMGDLDTDKPVLARIHSECLTGDALFSLRCDCGAQLQYALHRIATEGRGAVFYLRQEGRGIGLLNKIRAYHLQDAGADTVEANEQLGFGADMRDYSILKPMIDHLGIQSIRLMTNNPRKVKALEALGVKVTERLPHQSGRNPHNVNYLSTKKGKLGHLFDDEEK
- a CDS encoding phosphatidylglycerophosphatase A family protein; this encodes MTPTFAQLIRSPVLFLAFGFGSGLARKAPGTFGTLAAVPLWYGLQFLSAPLYLAVIVVTFVLGCYLCGAASKKLGVHDHGGIVWDEFVGYWLTMFLAPAGWLWALYGFVLFRIFDIAKPQPIRWADRRVHSGLGIMLDDILAGIYAALVLQGTAFLIHMI
- the nusB gene encoding transcription antitermination factor NusB; this translates as MTVTASARRKARHYAMQALYQWQMAGSNLNAIEAEFHADNDMSKTDVAYFRELLHGVAKNLDEIEGAYSEFLDRNVEELDPVSRALLRMSTYEMKNRVDVPYKVVINEAVALAKKFGPTDAFKFINGILDKVAVKERSVEVKADKG
- the thiL gene encoding thiamine-phosphate kinase, producing MSGPGEFELIRDFFAARFQGSAPEAGVVLGIGDDCALLTPPAGKTLATSVDTLVAGVHFPATADPYRIASRALRVNLSDLAAMNAQPLWFTLALTLPESNADWLAGFAEGLADTAKRFDVQLVGGDTTKGPLAITIQVTGACDRPLRRDGASAGDSVFVSNRLGAAAAALPIVLGEVGGSEIQRQQMDASYYFPEPQFTVASAIGGYASAALDISDGLLADLAHICEASGLGAELDLNQVPVAELAQTMSGDQARTVAVTGGDDYQLCFTVPQQHLPALNVLNLPITCIGTMTRERGIRCTLDGEPWTHAQPGYRHF